One stretch of Bremerella cremea DNA includes these proteins:
- a CDS encoding sialate O-acetylesterase yields MLLCRPALLLLVLVCSLPSLTFAQEVAEVYLLSGQSNMAGSGRKEQLPEHWQTPVPNVQYWNGEAFVTFDPGQLNLNGKDRFGPELGFAHTLGTLNPDQTFYIVKFALSGQPLHAGFHGGKWMGAEPGPNRNTFYPGEAADDPNRGNHYKRLHGQFSAALTALKQAGKTPRLRGIVWMQGEADAKQEVSALTYDQSIDLLKRRIEEDCASGPVPFVMGEILPHDPPLERFTHRSAIRQAQQAADMRSGSPRAISGVWNVSTDGMPLLADTVHYDTKGQLMLGTSFALGVTEAENMLQMLAQKKESGK; encoded by the coding sequence ATGCTGCTTTGTCGCCCTGCTCTACTGCTGCTCGTCCTTGTTTGCTCTCTTCCTTCCCTGACGTTCGCCCAGGAAGTAGCGGAGGTGTATCTACTTTCCGGACAGTCCAATATGGCTGGTAGCGGGCGGAAAGAGCAATTGCCAGAGCATTGGCAAACGCCGGTTCCCAACGTCCAGTATTGGAACGGGGAAGCGTTTGTCACCTTTGATCCAGGGCAACTTAATCTAAATGGCAAAGACCGGTTCGGGCCTGAACTTGGTTTCGCTCACACTCTGGGCACTCTTAATCCAGACCAAACCTTCTACATCGTAAAGTTCGCTCTTAGCGGCCAGCCCTTACATGCCGGATTTCATGGCGGAAAATGGATGGGAGCGGAGCCAGGCCCCAATCGCAACACGTTCTATCCAGGAGAAGCCGCAGACGATCCGAACCGTGGCAATCACTACAAACGACTCCACGGCCAGTTTTCAGCAGCGTTAACGGCCCTTAAGCAGGCAGGCAAAACACCTCGGCTGCGTGGGATTGTCTGGATGCAGGGCGAAGCAGACGCCAAGCAAGAAGTTTCAGCGCTCACTTATGATCAATCGATTGACCTCCTCAAACGGCGAATTGAAGAAGATTGTGCCAGCGGTCCGGTTCCCTTTGTGATGGGCGAGATCCTACCGCACGATCCACCTTTGGAACGTTTCACCCATCGCTCGGCAATCCGCCAAGCTCAACAAGCAGCTGATATGCGATCTGGCTCTCCTCGCGCGATCTCTGGAGTCTGGAATGTCTCTACCGATGGAATGCCCCTGCTAGCAGACACCGTCCACTACGACACCAAAGGGCAGTTAATGCTGGGCACCTCCTTCGCTTTAGGGGTAACCGAAGCAGAGAACATGCTGCAGATGCTGGCCCAGAAGAAGGAATCGGGCAAATAG
- a CDS encoding ABC transporter ATP-binding protein, whose translation MNYLLLAIRHCVSHYRWSIIGSLICSLLVGVLWGANIGAVYPFAEVIFKGQSLHEWAETETNNCNEKIAEVEAEIADFDQKIAAAQDPAQISKLKASRDFAETELKSWESKLGNVNKSRPYIDAYAPHGPFNTLLALVAFLLVGTVLKGIFLSLSMMLVARATQLTTLDLKQQLFKKLLEVRLGKTHISTGDSTSRMNGDVASIGGSLEILFGKTVREPIKMVACLAGAAYINWRLLILSLLIAPAAAFVLYRLARTIKNLNLSQIMINARITGFFIQIMHGYYVVKAYGTEEYEQARFEEKSRQAYWEQVKIRFFNSMVRVNNEVLGLGMVCLSLIAGGYLVLNKETHIFGIPLADKPMELGSILAFYALLVGCTDPLRKLGDVFGAIQAGIASAELVYPLLQMEMPISDPKDPIPTASVGRDITLKDVEFCYIEDTPVLKKLNLTIAQGEAIAIVGPNGCGKSTIINLLMRFYDPDSGQVLLGGTDLRQFAQHDLRSKIALVTQSTVLFDESIRENIRYGNMDATDEEVLKAAKLAYVDQFVQTHMSDGYNTMCGDRGTSLSGGQRQRISIARALLRNPDIIIMDEATSQIDMDSERLIHESLKNCIVGRTAILITHRASTLKLASRIVVMNHGQIEATGTHEELILSSKTYRRLYVEDDSSSSDSLVEKKSAA comes from the coding sequence ATGAACTACCTGCTACTCGCAATACGCCACTGTGTTTCCCACTACCGCTGGTCGATCATTGGTTCGCTGATTTGCTCTCTGTTAGTTGGTGTGTTATGGGGAGCGAACATCGGGGCTGTCTATCCGTTCGCAGAGGTGATCTTTAAAGGGCAAAGTCTGCACGAATGGGCCGAGACCGAAACGAACAACTGCAACGAAAAGATCGCAGAAGTCGAAGCTGAAATCGCTGACTTCGACCAGAAAATCGCTGCGGCACAAGACCCAGCCCAAATTTCTAAGCTGAAAGCGTCTCGTGATTTCGCAGAAACCGAGCTCAAAAGCTGGGAGTCGAAATTAGGGAATGTCAACAAATCGAGGCCCTATATTGACGCCTATGCTCCTCATGGTCCCTTCAACACGTTGTTGGCGCTGGTGGCGTTCTTGCTGGTTGGTACCGTTCTCAAAGGGATTTTTCTCTCGCTCAGTATGATGCTCGTCGCGCGGGCCACTCAATTAACGACACTCGATCTTAAGCAACAGCTTTTCAAGAAGTTGCTCGAAGTTCGCCTGGGCAAAACTCATATTTCAACCGGAGATTCCACCAGCCGCATGAACGGCGACGTCGCCTCGATTGGTGGCTCCCTGGAGATCTTGTTCGGTAAGACGGTTCGCGAACCAATCAAAATGGTCGCGTGCTTAGCTGGGGCTGCCTATATCAACTGGCGGTTATTGATCCTTTCGCTCTTGATTGCTCCGGCGGCAGCCTTCGTGCTGTACCGCTTGGCCCGCACGATCAAGAATTTGAACCTATCGCAAATCATGATCAATGCCCGAATTACCGGGTTCTTTATTCAGATTATGCACGGTTATTACGTGGTGAAAGCTTATGGCACCGAAGAATACGAGCAAGCTCGCTTCGAGGAAAAATCACGCCAGGCCTATTGGGAGCAAGTCAAAATCCGGTTCTTCAATTCGATGGTGCGAGTGAACAACGAAGTTCTCGGCTTGGGCATGGTTTGCCTTTCTTTGATTGCCGGGGGCTACTTGGTATTGAATAAGGAAACTCATATTTTCGGAATTCCCTTGGCCGACAAACCGATGGAGCTCGGTTCGATTCTCGCGTTCTACGCATTGCTTGTTGGCTGTACCGACCCATTACGAAAACTAGGTGATGTGTTCGGAGCGATTCAAGCTGGTATCGCTAGTGCCGAGTTGGTTTACCCTTTGCTGCAAATGGAAATGCCTATTTCCGATCCCAAAGATCCCATCCCCACCGCAAGCGTTGGTCGCGATATCACGTTGAAAGATGTGGAGTTCTGCTACATCGAAGACACACCAGTGCTGAAGAAACTGAACCTAACCATCGCTCAAGGAGAAGCGATTGCTATCGTAGGCCCCAACGGCTGTGGGAAAAGTACGATCATTAATTTATTAATGCGTTTCTACGACCCCGATTCCGGCCAAGTGCTGCTTGGGGGAACCGACCTGCGACAATTCGCTCAGCACGATTTACGTTCAAAAATCGCGCTCGTAACACAGTCGACGGTGCTCTTCGACGAATCGATTCGCGAGAACATTCGCTACGGCAATATGGATGCGACCGATGAAGAGGTGTTGAAAGCAGCTAAGTTGGCTTACGTCGATCAATTTGTGCAAACCCACATGTCCGATGGCTACAACACGATGTGTGGCGACCGTGGTACGAGCCTCTCTGGCGGGCAACGTCAACGAATCTCGATCGCGCGAGCTCTGCTGCGAAATCCAGATATCATCATCATGGACGAAGCGACTAGCCAAATCGACATGGATAGTGAACGGTTGATTCACGAGAGTCTAAAAAACTGCATTGTCGGACGAACGGCAATTCTAATCACCCATCGTGCTAGTACGTTGAAACTGGCCAGTCGTATCGTTGTGATGAATCACGGCCAGATCGAGGCAACCGGAACTCACGAAGAACTAATCCTCAGCAGCAAGACCTACCGACGGCTTTATGTCGAGGACGATTCGAGCAGTTCCGATTCTCTCGTCGAGAAAAAATCGGCAGCTTAG
- a CDS encoding thiol-disulfide oxidoreductase DCC family protein, with amino-acid sequence MSAKAQSRATAAVLPQPSQRPQADVVIYDGDCVICTGGVKLLHRLDWFKRLAYLSLHDPQVSEFAPELSFEQMMEEIWVIDQLGRRHSGAEAFRYLTRRLVLLWPVMPLLHIPGSLPLWKWIYQKVAAARYRFGKMSGEDCGDACEVHFGPRKPENKTS; translated from the coding sequence ATGAGTGCCAAAGCGCAAAGCCGAGCAACTGCTGCTGTTCTCCCCCAGCCTAGCCAGCGTCCCCAGGCGGATGTTGTGATCTACGATGGGGATTGTGTTATTTGCACCGGCGGAGTCAAGCTTCTTCATCGATTGGACTGGTTTAAGCGCCTGGCTTATCTTTCTTTGCACGATCCCCAGGTTTCGGAGTTTGCCCCAGAGCTTTCTTTCGAACAAATGATGGAAGAGATTTGGGTGATCGATCAACTTGGCCGAAGACATAGCGGAGCAGAAGCGTTTCGCTATTTAACGCGACGATTAGTTTTGTTGTGGCCGGTGATGCCTCTTTTGCATATTCCTGGTTCGCTTCCGTTATGGAAATGGATCTACCAAAAAGTGGCGGCTGCGCGGTATCGTTTCGGCAAGATGTCCGGCGAGGATTGTGGGGATGCCTGTGAAGTTCACTTTGGCCCGCGCAAGCCGGAAAACAAAACTAGCTAA
- a CDS encoding 2-oxoacid:ferredoxin oxidoreductase subunit beta, producing the protein MASAELPVLKPADYGTDQDVRWCPGCGDYSILAQMKKVMSNLNMSREDTVFVSGIGCSSRFPYYMNTYGMHSVHGRAPAFATGLKSSRQDLTVFVITGDGDALSIGGNHLMHVLRRNVNLNIILFNNRIYGLTKGQYSPTSEKGKVTKSTPMGAIDNPIHPLSVAISCEATFVARSIDVHIKHLAQTLERAVAHKGVSFVEVYQNCNVFNDGAYKWATDKDTKMDTVLELEHGKPLIFGKDRDKGIRLNGMTPEVVELGKGISEDDLLFHDEKTADPTLAYLLTRMSHPEFPEPIGVLRDIDAPCYDEAINYQVAQAKEVRGEASLDKLFNSGDTWVVE; encoded by the coding sequence ATGGCATCCGCAGAACTGCCCGTTTTGAAGCCCGCGGACTACGGCACCGACCAGGACGTGCGTTGGTGCCCCGGCTGCGGTGACTATTCGATTTTGGCCCAAATGAAAAAGGTCATGTCGAACCTCAACATGAGCCGTGAAGACACCGTCTTCGTTAGCGGTATCGGTTGCAGTAGCCGCTTTCCGTACTACATGAACACGTACGGTATGCACAGCGTGCATGGCCGTGCCCCGGCATTTGCCACCGGCTTGAAGTCCTCTCGGCAAGACCTGACCGTTTTCGTGATCACCGGCGATGGCGATGCGTTGTCGATCGGTGGTAATCACCTGATGCACGTGCTTCGCCGCAACGTGAACTTGAACATTATCTTGTTCAACAATCGGATCTATGGCCTGACCAAGGGGCAGTACTCGCCTACTTCCGAAAAGGGAAAGGTTACCAAGAGTACACCGATGGGCGCGATCGATAATCCGATTCACCCACTTTCGGTGGCTATCTCTTGCGAGGCGACCTTCGTGGCGCGTTCGATTGATGTGCATATCAAGCACCTTGCTCAAACGTTGGAGCGAGCTGTCGCTCATAAGGGTGTTTCGTTTGTCGAGGTCTATCAGAACTGCAACGTGTTTAACGACGGTGCCTACAAGTGGGCCACCGATAAAGACACGAAGATGGATACCGTGCTTGAGCTTGAGCATGGCAAGCCACTGATCTTTGGAAAAGACCGTGACAAGGGGATTCGCTTGAACGGCATGACCCCGGAAGTGGTCGAGTTAGGCAAAGGGATCAGTGAAGATGATTTGCTGTTCCATGACGAAAAGACCGCCGATCCGACGTTGGCCTATTTGCTGACTCGGATGTCTCACCCAGAGTTTCCCGAGCCGATTGGTGTACTGCGTGATATCGACGCGCCGTGCTACGACGAGGCGATCAATTATCAAGTTGCCCAGGCCAAGGAAGTTCGCGGAGAGGCAAGCTTGGACAAGCTGTTCAACTCGGGCGATACCTGGGTGGTTGAGTAG
- a CDS encoding 2-oxoacid:acceptor oxidoreductase subunit alpha yields MSTTTDENATALKEIQPLEEATVRFCGDSGDGMQLAGTQFSNTSALAGNDIATFPDFPAEIRAPRGTLAGVSGFQIHFASHDIFTPGETVDALVAMNPAALKTNLGDLKRNGVLIINSDAFDKKSLGQAGYENNPIGDDSLSGFQVFAVPMTSMTRGAVDGLDLSVKEADRCRNFFAMGLVFWLYGRSMEPTLRFIDAKFSKLPAIAEANRRAIKAGYHFGETTDAFRSSYKVEKAKLPAGTYRNMTGNQALAWGLMSAAKLSGKKLFLGSYPITPASDILHELSKYKNFDVLTFQAEDEIAAVCAAIGAAYGGEMALTTTSGPGMALKGEAMGLAMMLELPLVIVDVQRGGPSTGLPTKTEQADLLQAMFGRNGESPIPVIAACSPADCFDVAIEAWRIATRFMTPIIILTDGYIANGSEPWRIPKVDDLPKIEIKHPGPRNEDDPPFMAYKRDEKLARPWAIPGTPGLMHRVGGLEKQDGTGNVSYDPQNHHHMVKTRAQKVANIADFVPEQELMGAESGKVLVLSWGGTYGSCRTAVARLQAQGKAVSHAHLRYLNPFPKNLGAILSSFEQVLIPELNLGQLRMLIRDKYLVDAIGLNKVQGKPFTTTEIADKIESLLG; encoded by the coding sequence ATGTCCACCACCACCGACGAAAACGCCACTGCCCTAAAAGAGATTCAGCCTTTAGAAGAAGCGACGGTTCGTTTCTGCGGCGACTCTGGGGATGGGATGCAGTTGGCCGGGACTCAGTTCTCGAATACTTCTGCTCTCGCAGGGAACGATATTGCCACGTTCCCTGACTTCCCGGCTGAAATCCGGGCACCACGGGGAACCTTGGCCGGGGTGAGCGGATTCCAGATTCACTTCGCTTCGCACGATATCTTCACACCGGGCGAAACGGTTGACGCCTTGGTGGCGATGAACCCGGCCGCTTTGAAGACGAACTTGGGCGACCTGAAACGCAACGGTGTGTTGATCATCAACAGCGATGCGTTCGATAAGAAATCTCTCGGTCAGGCTGGCTACGAAAACAACCCGATTGGAGATGACTCGCTGAGCGGCTTTCAGGTGTTTGCTGTCCCGATGACCAGCATGACTCGGGGGGCCGTCGACGGTTTAGACCTGAGCGTGAAGGAAGCGGATCGTTGCCGCAACTTCTTTGCCATGGGGTTGGTCTTCTGGCTATATGGACGCTCGATGGAGCCGACTTTGCGTTTTATCGACGCCAAGTTCTCGAAGCTGCCGGCGATTGCCGAAGCCAACCGCCGCGCGATCAAAGCGGGCTATCACTTTGGCGAAACGACCGATGCGTTCCGTAGTAGTTATAAAGTCGAAAAAGCCAAATTGCCTGCCGGCACCTATCGCAACATGACCGGCAACCAGGCCCTGGCTTGGGGCTTGATGAGTGCAGCGAAGTTGAGTGGCAAGAAGCTGTTTTTGGGTTCGTATCCCATTACGCCTGCTAGTGATATCTTGCACGAGCTGAGCAAATACAAAAACTTCGACGTGCTGACGTTCCAAGCGGAAGACGAGATCGCGGCCGTATGTGCAGCGATTGGTGCGGCTTACGGTGGCGAGATGGCGTTGACCACCACCAGCGGTCCCGGCATGGCCCTGAAAGGCGAAGCCATGGGGCTGGCCATGATGTTGGAATTGCCCCTGGTCATCGTCGACGTTCAACGAGGTGGGCCAAGTACCGGTTTGCCGACTAAAACGGAACAAGCCGACTTGTTGCAAGCTATGTTCGGCCGCAATGGTGAGTCGCCGATTCCCGTGATCGCCGCATGCAGCCCAGCAGATTGCTTTGATGTGGCTATCGAAGCTTGGCGAATTGCCACGCGTTTCATGACCCCCATCATTATTTTAACCGATGGGTACATTGCCAACGGAAGCGAGCCTTGGCGAATTCCCAAGGTAGACGATTTGCCCAAGATCGAGATCAAGCATCCGGGTCCGCGCAACGAAGACGACCCGCCGTTTATGGCCTACAAGCGTGACGAAAAATTAGCACGTCCGTGGGCAATCCCCGGTACCCCTGGCTTGATGCACCGCGTGGGTGGTCTCGAAAAGCAAGACGGCACCGGTAACGTTAGTTACGATCCACAGAACCACCATCACATGGTGAAGACGCGGGCTCAGAAGGTTGCCAACATCGCTGATTTCGTGCCCGAGCAAGAGTTGATGGGCGCTGAAAGCGGCAAAGTCTTGGTACTGAGTTGGGGAGGGACTTATGGTTCGTGCCGCACAGCAGTAGCTCGATTGCAGGCTCAAGGGAAAGCGGTGAGCCATGCTCACTTGCGATATTTGAACCCTTTCCCGAAGAACCTGGGAGCGATCTTAAGCAGCTTTGAACAGGTTTTGATTCCCGAACTCAACCTGGGACAACTCCGGATGTTGATTCGCGATAAGTACCTGGTCGATGCGATCGGCTTGAACAAGGTGCAAGGTAAACCATTTACCACCACCGAAATCGCCGACAAGATCGAGTCGCTGCTCGGTTAA
- a CDS encoding alpha/beta hydrolase — MAGRKIIAFVIFLQLVGGAWVQAQEPAVRMVPNQLVVERDDKRLWADVYLPAGEGPFPAVLMIHGGAWAGGSRSNMAANAMFLANHGYAVATISYRFAPSHIFPAQLEDCQAGLNWLVENAEQFQIDTNRLAGWGHSAGGHLACLIAAIEAEKVGASPLLKAVVAGAAPCDFTQEPLQSNRLSFFLGGSREEKPSTYVMASPVAHVTAKCPPIFFFHGTEDNLVPIQEAEAMHDKLSSLGVPTVFYKSLGRGHIGSLIDPDARREALKFLDGQLKLGGS; from the coding sequence GTGGCTGGTCGGAAAATCATAGCATTCGTCATCTTCTTGCAACTCGTGGGTGGGGCTTGGGTTCAAGCTCAAGAGCCTGCGGTGCGGATGGTCCCGAATCAGCTTGTTGTCGAGCGAGACGACAAGCGATTATGGGCAGACGTTTATTTACCAGCTGGAGAAGGACCTTTTCCTGCCGTGCTGATGATTCATGGAGGCGCTTGGGCAGGTGGCTCGCGGAGTAATATGGCGGCAAATGCCATGTTTTTGGCAAACCATGGATATGCCGTGGCTACGATTTCTTACCGTTTTGCCCCGAGCCATATTTTTCCGGCTCAGCTAGAAGATTGTCAGGCAGGTCTGAATTGGCTGGTTGAAAATGCGGAACAATTTCAGATCGATACCAATCGATTGGCAGGCTGGGGACACTCTGCTGGTGGCCATCTGGCTTGTTTGATTGCCGCCATTGAAGCGGAAAAAGTGGGGGCTTCGCCTCTGTTGAAAGCAGTGGTCGCCGGAGCAGCTCCCTGTGATTTCACTCAGGAACCACTTCAAAGCAATCGTTTGTCGTTCTTTCTGGGGGGATCTAGGGAAGAGAAGCCAAGCACGTATGTAATGGCCTCTCCGGTTGCGCATGTAACGGCTAAATGTCCACCAATCTTCTTCTTCCATGGCACAGAGGATAACCTCGTGCCGATTCAGGAAGCCGAGGCCATGCACGACAAGTTGTCGAGTTTGGGAGTTCCTACCGTGTTCTACAAATCGCTGGGAAGAGGGCACATTGGTAGTTTGATCGATCCAGACGCTCGGCGAGAGGCATTGAAATTCCTCGACGGACAACTCAAACTCGGTGGGTCGTGA
- the ribA gene encoding GTP cyclohydrolase II, protein MTHRFSTVQAAVDAIKAGKVIIVVDAEDRENEGDFVAAAEKTTPEVVNFMITQGRGLLCAACLPDVCDRLELTPLVENNNAPLRTAFTTPIDHKTARTGITARERSDTIMAMVDPNSTVDDFVRPGHVYPLLAKEGGVLRRAGHTEASVDLARMAGLTPAGSLCEILNEEGDRASRDELTALAKKHNLEIISIEQLISHRRVNEKLVERGAQAHLPTKYGDFEIIVYDVKYETQEPVVLAMGDLTSVEAPLVRLHSSCFTGDLIASLRCDCGDQLDMALRRISEEGVGAVIYLPQEGRGIGLKAKIRAYALQDQGLDTVEANHALGFKSDMRDYGVGIQILKDLGLSKIRLLTNNPKKTDAFIYGGFDLEVVDQVPIMPQPNPHNQKYLDTKRDKMGHRLP, encoded by the coding sequence GTGACTCACCGATTCTCCACCGTCCAGGCTGCCGTCGACGCGATCAAAGCCGGAAAAGTCATCATTGTGGTCGACGCGGAAGACCGGGAAAACGAGGGGGACTTTGTCGCTGCGGCAGAAAAAACAACCCCTGAAGTGGTCAATTTTATGATCACCCAAGGCCGCGGCCTGCTTTGTGCGGCCTGTTTACCCGATGTTTGCGATCGCTTAGAGCTGACGCCGCTGGTCGAAAACAACAACGCCCCGCTCCGTACCGCGTTCACCACGCCCATCGATCATAAAACGGCTCGCACCGGCATCACCGCGCGCGAACGTTCCGATACCATCATGGCGATGGTCGATCCCAATTCAACCGTGGATGATTTCGTGCGACCTGGACACGTCTATCCCCTATTAGCCAAAGAAGGGGGGGTACTGCGACGTGCTGGACACACCGAAGCCTCGGTTGACCTGGCTCGCATGGCCGGCCTAACGCCTGCTGGTTCGTTGTGCGAAATACTCAACGAAGAAGGAGACCGTGCCTCGCGCGACGAACTGACCGCCCTGGCTAAGAAGCACAACCTGGAAATCATTTCCATCGAACAACTGATCTCCCATCGACGTGTTAATGAAAAGCTCGTGGAAAGGGGCGCCCAGGCCCATCTTCCCACCAAGTACGGTGATTTTGAAATCATCGTCTACGATGTGAAATACGAAACTCAGGAACCGGTCGTTTTGGCCATGGGTGATCTTACTTCGGTCGAAGCCCCTTTGGTTCGTCTGCATAGCAGCTGCTTTACCGGTGACCTAATTGCCTCGCTCCGCTGCGATTGCGGCGACCAACTTGATATGGCCCTTCGCCGTATCAGCGAAGAAGGAGTCGGCGCTGTCATCTACCTGCCGCAGGAAGGACGTGGCATCGGCCTGAAAGCGAAGATTCGGGCTTACGCCCTGCAAGATCAAGGGCTCGACACGGTCGAAGCCAATCACGCCCTAGGCTTCAAGAGCGACATGCGCGACTACGGCGTAGGGATTCAAATCTTGAAAGACCTCGGCCTAAGCAAAATCCGCCTGCTAACAAATAACCCGAAGAAAACCGACGCGTTTATCTATGGCGGGTTCGATCTAGAAGTAGTCGACCAGGTCCCGATCATGCCGCAACCCAATCCCCACAATCAAAAGTATCTCGACACCAAACGAGACAAAATGGGGCATCGGCTGCCGTAG
- a CDS encoding RrF2 family transcriptional regulator, translating to MNVSAKTEYACIAMVELAARYEAGQPARLREIVEAQGIPQPFLVQIMAQLKAAGLVLTTRGATGGYRLAKSPDRITLADVFHVIEGAGDQADSNLQRPTPATEALCGVWSQISQARAKILEEVTLAHLAARVADQPDEMFYI from the coding sequence ATGAACGTTTCGGCGAAAACAGAATACGCATGTATCGCGATGGTCGAACTAGCGGCCCGCTACGAAGCCGGCCAGCCAGCTCGCTTGCGCGAGATCGTCGAAGCCCAAGGGATTCCGCAGCCGTTTCTCGTCCAGATCATGGCCCAACTCAAAGCTGCCGGACTCGTGCTTACTACGCGTGGTGCGACCGGCGGTTATCGGCTCGCCAAGTCCCCTGATCGCATTACGCTGGCGGATGTCTTTCACGTGATCGAAGGGGCAGGGGATCAGGCCGATTCCAACCTGCAACGGCCAACGCCAGCGACTGAGGCATTATGCGGCGTTTGGAGCCAGATTTCTCAGGCCCGCGCAAAGATTCTTGAAGAAGTCACCCTGGCCCACCTAGCTGCCCGCGTTGCTGATCAGCCTGACGAAATGTTTTATATCTGA
- a CDS encoding phosphoadenylyl-sulfate reductase — protein sequence MQLISLTTDVPIQVNAMSAGKVTQATDTTSEMLQPTPELFAELEEASQRLETADPAEIIRWGAERFGLKLTMGTAFGPEGCVILYLLSQVAPDTPVFNLDTGYQFQETLDVRDQIREKFGIDVELLKPEHTVEEYEQLHGGPLYKTNPTQCCFDRKIKVLQRGAAGKHAWISAIRRDQSPDRAKASIVGWDKKFGLVKINPLANQTKSWVWRMITEHDVPYNVLHDQGYTSIGCWPCTRAVMAGEDERAGRWSGTGKTECGLHTLDDSPNV from the coding sequence ATGCAATTGATTAGCCTAACTACGGACGTCCCAATTCAAGTGAATGCCATGTCGGCCGGCAAAGTAACTCAAGCTACAGACACGACTTCCGAGATGCTCCAGCCTACGCCAGAGCTGTTTGCTGAATTGGAAGAAGCTTCCCAGCGGCTCGAAACGGCGGATCCAGCGGAGATTATTCGCTGGGGGGCCGAGCGATTTGGGTTAAAGCTAACGATGGGAACCGCTTTTGGCCCGGAAGGGTGCGTTATCCTTTACCTGCTTTCGCAGGTTGCCCCAGACACCCCGGTGTTCAATCTCGATACCGGCTATCAGTTTCAGGAGACGCTCGACGTGCGGGATCAGATTCGGGAAAAGTTCGGCATCGATGTCGAACTGCTCAAGCCCGAACACACGGTCGAAGAGTACGAGCAATTGCACGGAGGCCCGCTCTATAAGACGAACCCGACACAGTGCTGCTTCGATCGAAAGATCAAAGTCTTGCAGCGTGGGGCAGCGGGGAAGCATGCCTGGATCAGTGCGATTCGCCGCGATCAAAGCCCTGACCGAGCCAAAGCGAGCATCGTGGGCTGGGATAAGAAGTTCGGCCTAGTGAAAATCAACCCGCTCGCAAACCAGACGAAGTCGTGGGTTTGGCGAATGATTACCGAGCATGACGTTCCTTACAACGTGCTGCACGACCAAGGCTACACCAGCATCGGCTGCTGGCCTTGCACCCGGGCCGTGATGGCTGGCGAGGACGAGCGAGCCGGGCGTTGGAGCGGGACCGGAAAGACTGAGTGTGGGTTACACACCTTGGACGATAGCCCCAACGTATAA